In Penicillium psychrofluorescens genome assembly, chromosome: 5, a single window of DNA contains:
- a CDS encoding uncharacterized protein (ID:PFLUO_007293-T1.cds;~source:funannotate) yields MKISTLHTAVLGLAALAKASYINYTTVTGYFMQDEVSTDPSTFVYYEENFGLINRTYEGETYNRNSKDLTQWQRFYNEVVRLNQESPCNVEYKVFFFGRHGDGYHNDAQAYYGTPAWNCYWAEIDGNDTTTWHDAALSQLGVEQAQTAHNFWQQLIVDQRIHTPDAYFTSPLTRCLQTANVTFEGLELPRNSASFKPMVKELFREGISIHTCDNRRSKNYIHNLFPEWIIESGFTINDELWNGITAETTDAQNMRSKKVLDEVFEELGNRNHEQNLFVSVTSHSGEIGSILSVLGHRTFSLNTGAVIPVLIRAETQEKDVVTKCHAWTVSAHCTTPPATSLANCVCASSAAAVTTPLVTMTSEPSTTSGPVCYDA; encoded by the exons ATGAAGATCTCTACCCTTCATACTGCTGTCCTGGGCCTGGCTGCCCTCGCCAAGGCCTCTTACATCAACTACACCACCGTCACCGGCTATTTCATGCAGGACGAGGTGTCAACAGACCCATCCACCTTCGTTTAC TACGAGGAGAACTTCGGCCTTATTAACCGCACCTACGAGGGTGAAACATACAACAGGAACTCCAAAGACCTGACTCAATGGCAGCGTTTCTACAACGAGGTTGTTCGTCTGAACCAGGAATCTCCTTGCAACGTCGAGTACAaggttttcttctttggacGACACGGCGATGGGTATCATAATGACGCGCAGGCCTACTATGGTACCCCGGCATGGAAT TGCTACTGGGCTGAGATCGACGGCAACGACACGACCACCTGGCACGACGCTGCGCTCTCTCAGCTCGGCGTCGAGCAGGCACAAACTGCCCACAACTTCTGGCAGCAGCTCATCGTCGATCAGCGCATTCACACCCCGGACGCTTATTTTACTTCCCCGTTGACCCGTTGCCTGCAAACCGCCAACGTGACATTTGAGGGTCTGGAGCTGCCCCGTAACAGCGCGTCCTTCAAACCCATGGTCAAGGAGCTTTTTCGCGAAGGCATCAGCATCCACACCTGCGACAACCGCCGAAGTAAGAACTACATCCATAATCTGTTCCCTGAATGGATCATCGAGTCGGGATTCACGATAAACGATGAGCTCTGGAACGGCATCACGGCCGAGACGACCGATGCGCAGAACATGCGCTCGAAAAAGGTATTGGACGAGGTGTTTGAGGAGCTTGGTAATCGGAACCATGAGCAGAATCTTTTTGTTTCCGTCACTAGTCACTCTGGTGAGATTGGCTCAATACTGAGTGTGTTGGGCCATCGCACGTTCAGTCTGAACACCGGCGCCGTCATTCCGGTGCTTATTCGGGCGGAGACGCAGGAGAAGGATGTTGTCACGAAGTGCCACGCCTGGACGGTCAGTGCACACTGCACTACGCCGCCTGCGACATCTCTTGCCAACTGTGTGTGTGCTTcgtcggcggcagcggtgaCGACACCTTTGGTGACTATGACTTCTGAGCCCTCTACGACGAGCGGGCCGGTGTGCTACGATGCGTAG
- a CDS encoding uncharacterized protein (ID:PFLUO_007295-T1.cds;~source:funannotate), with translation MTQPLEDEEKGNQPTPVVKSLSPKPSSQSSSPKNAFGRFNNRLNSLEFFESRGIERVPLEERHGDTTADYMQMGLLWFSTNITANNMALGMLGPLSYGLGFVDAALCATFGALLGAAGVAYMGTFGPASGNRTMVVARYFMGYYPSKIACLLNIIIMLGYGMVDCVVGGQVLSAVAGGRMSVVVGIIIVAIITWLVVLFGMRLFHIYERWAWIPQLIAAFVLVGSAGPKFDTSIVSAGSAQTVAGNRLSFFSLCLSASVAWAPAGADFFVYFPPTTKKWKTFLMTFLGVGLALSFANLLGVGLASGTGTHPTWNAAYNTSSGALILAGYDGLGGFGKFLGVLVALGLIANNIPGTYSASLGFQIMGRHLARLPRWFYSCVGVVIYTVCALAGRNYLYDIFENWLALMGYWVTIYLTIALEEHFFFRRTRGFNWEAWADPAKLPLGIAALVAFLVGWVGAIISMNQIWFVGPIAKMVGADGSDLGIWVGVSWAMLVFPPLRWFELRAFHR, from the exons ATGACCCAACCCctggaggacgaggagaaagGTAACCAACCCACTCCGGTTGTCAAGTCCCTATCGCCCAAGCCCAGCTCGCAGTCCTCGTCCCCGAAAAATGCGTTTGGCCGCTTCAATAACCGCCTCAATTCGCTCGAGTTCTTCGAGTCTCGCGGCATTGAGCGCGTcccgctggaggagcgcCATGGCGATACGACCGCCGATTATATGCAAATGGGCCTGCTGTGGTTTAGCACCAATATCACGGCGAATAACATGGCCCTGGGCATGTTGGGCCCACTGAGCTACGGTCTGGGCTTTGTCGACGCTGCCCTATGTGCTACCTTTGGCGCCTTGCTGGGAGCCGCAGGCGTTGCTTACATGGGCACATTTGGGCCAGCTAGCGGAAACAGGACGATG GTTGTGGCTCGGTATTTTATGGGATACTACCCCAGCAAGATTGCTTGCCTgctcaatatcatcatcatgctGGGATACGGCATGGTTGACTGCGTGGTGGGCGGGCAGGTCCTGTCCGCCGTCGCAGGCGGTCGGATGAGCGTCGTCGTTGGAATCATTATTGTTGCCATTATCACCTGGTTGGTTGTTTTGTTCGGTATGCGGCTGTTCCACATCTACGAGAG GTGGGCCTGGATTCCCCAGCTTATCGCTGCGTTTGTCCTTGTCGGTAGCGCGGGTCCCAAATTCGACACTTCTATTGTCTCGGCTGGCTCGGCCCAAACGGTCGCTGGGAATCGcctgtcttttttttctctctgtttGTCTGCCTCTGTGGCGTGGGCTCCCGCCGGTGCCGACTTTTTCGTCTACTTCCCACCCACAAcaaagaaatggaagactTTTCTGATGACCTTCTTGGGTGTCGGACTGGCTTTGAGCTTTGCCAATCTTCTGGGTGTCGGCCTTGCTTCGGGCACAGGCACTCACCCCACCTGGAATGCTGCCTACAACACATCGTCCGGTGCCTTGATCCTCGCTGGCTacgatggccttggtggctTCGGCAAATTTTTAGGCGTCCTCGTTGCCCTCGGTCTTATCGCCAACAATATCCCCGGGACGTACTCTGCCTCCCTCGGATTCCAGATCATGGGCCGTCATTTGGCACGTCTACCGCGTTGGTTCTATTCCTGTGTTGGCGTCGTCATCTATACTGTTTGCGCACTCGCTGGCCGGAATTATCTGTACGATATCTTTGAGAACTGGCTCGCCCTAATGGGCTACTGGGTCACCATTTACCTCACAATCGCCCTGGAGGagcacttcttcttccggcgCACTAGAGGGTTCAACTGGGAAGCTTGGGCTGATCCAGCGAAGCTGCCACTCGGAATCGCTGCATTGGTGGCCTTcttggttggttgggttGGAGCGATTATCTCAATGAACCAAATATGGTTTGTTGGCCCTATTGCCAAGATGGTTGGCGCGGATGGCTCAGATCTGGGGATCTGGGTGGGTGTTTCGTGGGCGATGTTGGTATTTCCCCCTCTGCGCTGGTTTGAGTTAAGGGCATTTCACCGTTGA
- a CDS encoding uncharacterized protein (ID:PFLUO_007294-T1.cds;~source:funannotate) — MPNDGGGTPHDLVVQSWIMYGIGILFFIVRLYARYKRMGFHYQIEDYLMVIAVCFYTAFVVTNIKIAEGGGSSLYLPGQYATFTAEDIKERITGAKIEFASENCQLCTVYCLKACMLLVYFRLTSNLKQHRFVKLCAAYTFLGWLATELTLFLNCHPVSGYWTLPPPQRECATYFRYEVVQCVFNISSDMAILFVILPMLFRTRMPWRTKIPVLVVFSMGIVVILCAIISKYFTFHDIWDSSYQFWYLREASIGVYVTNAPFIWALVRSMVSFLKSTTHPTDGKYNTPQYGTNRMSHARSKPGTGTRSTRVLTRMYDIETIGDSEEHIIEMGGVGKHTHTSGASTGDSEPAEWAQSPTDQNRENDPHIWKTTEIVIEKN, encoded by the exons ATGCCCAACGACGGCGGGGGTACCCCCCACGATCTCGTGGTTCAGTCATGGATCATGTATGGCATTGGGATCTTATTCTTTATTGTGCGATT ATATGCTCGGTACAAACGGATGGGATTTCATTACCAGATCGAAGACTATCTCATGGTCATTGCCGTG TGCTTCTACACTGCCTTCGTTGTCACCAACATCAAGATCGCCGAGGGAGGGGGAAGTAGTCTATACCTACCCGGCCAATATGCGACTTTTACTGCCGAGGATATCAAAGAGCGCATCACCGGCGCCAAGATCGAATTTGCCTCTGAAAAT TGTCAACTATGCACTGTTTACTGCTTAAAGGCTTGCATGCTACTAGTGTACTTTCGGCTCAC ATCGAATCTCAAGCAGCACCGATTCGTGAAATTATGCGCCGCCTATACCTTCCTCGGCTGGTTAGCAACGGAACTGACTTTGTTCCTTAACTGCCATCCGGTGTCCGGATACTGgacgctgccgccgccccagCGCGAATGCGCCACTTATTTTCGTTACGAGGTCGTTCAATGTGTATTCAACATCAGCTCTGATATGGCGATTTTGTTTGTCATCTTGCCGATGTTGTTTCGAACCCGGATGCCGTGGAGGACCAAGATTCCTGTGTTGGTCGTCTTTTCCATGGGTATTGTTGTG ATTCTCTGCGCCATCATTTCCAAGTACTTCACCTTTCACGATATTTGGGACTCGAGCTACCAGTTCTGGTACTTGCGTGAGGCTTCCATCGGTGTATATGTGACCAATGCACCATTCATTTGGGCCTTGGTCAGGTCGATGGTCAGCTTCCTCAAGTCAACAACCCACCCAACGGATGGAAAGTACAACACCCCACAGTATGGCACAAACCGCATGTCCCATGCTCGCTCCAAGCCAGGGACTGGCACACGGTCTACTCGCGTATTGACGCGCATGTACGACATCGAGACAATTGGAGATAGCGAGGAGCATATCATCGAGATGGGCGGAGTCGGGAAGCATACACATACCTCAGGCGCCTCAACAGGTGATAGCGAGCCGGCGGAGTGGGCACAGTCCCCAACAGACCAGAACAGGGAGAATGACCCTCATATTTGGAAAACGACAGAAATTGTCATTGAAAAGAACTAA
- a CDS encoding uncharacterized protein (ID:PFLUO_007292-T1.cds;~source:funannotate) — translation MSLQSLPSAKLLDRHYSSHEVTLAFCKRAAIAQQLVNCLSEIFFNRALEAAQRLDTEYATSGIPRGPLHGLPVSLKDCFKVERTDATIGYTAFANQPTPEEYESEVTKILRSSGAILYCKTNVPTALMSGETYNAIYGYTSNPYNRRMSSGGSSGGESALLALKGSPLGVGTDIGIPASFCGLYSLKPSSGRFPTYGIQDSLEGQEAIRNAIGPMAKSLDGIEIWSKAVLKSEPWMKDDPDCLPIPWRDVEIPKQLCFGLLLDDGIVKPLPPVTRGLLLTKAALKASGHNVIEFRIIDDFSEEPLFLDTLKHVLYRSATAELLGQTLSKTNEPWPRGYELLAEMTCHSSTDEISANVPTTVSDLWKAQTQRTNPWPASPKYGFIYDNYTSLWNVLDYCATTLPVTRVSPDEDLKPEYRGRNELESRIWEACM, via the exons ATGTCACTGCAGTCCCTGCCGAGTGCG AAGCTTCTCGATCGACACTACAGCTCACACGAA GTCACATTAGCCTTCTGCAAACGAGCGGCTATCGCCCAGCAGCTT GTCAACTGCCTCAGCGAAATATTCTTCAACCGCGCTCTTGAAGCTGCTCAACGCCTAGACACCGAATATGCGACATCCGGGATTCCGCGCGGCCCCCTCCATGGCCTCCCAGTCTCGCTAAAAGACTGCTTCAAAGTCGAGAGAACCGACGCCACCATTGGTTATACAGCGTTTGCGAATCAGCCGACACCAGAAGAATATGAATCAGAGGTCACAAAGATTCTGAGAAGCAGCGGTGCTATCTTGTACTGCAAGACAAATGTCCCGACAGCCCTCATGTCGGGCGAG ACATATAATGCTATTTATGGCTATACCTCCAACCCTTATAATAGAAGAATGTCCAGCGGTGGTTCGTCGGGGGGCGAGAGTGCATTGCTCGCGCTCAAAGGATCTCCTCTGGGTGTTGGTACAGACATTG GTATACCAGCCTCATTTTGTGGCTTGTACTCCCTGAAACCATCCTCTGGTCGTTTCCCTACGTATGGCATCCAAGACAGTCTTGAGGGTCAGGAGGCTATACGAAATGCAATTGGTCCTATGGCCAAGTCATTGGATGGAATTGAGATCTGGAGCAAAGCTGTTTTGAAAAGCGAACCGTGGATGAAGGACGACCCGGACTGTCTGCCCATCCCGTGGCGCGACGTGGAGATTCCAAAGCAGCTATGCTTCG GCCTTCTACTCGACGATGGAATTGTCAAACCTCTGCCCCCTGTCACCAGGGGTTTGCTTCTAACAAAAGCAGCCCTCAAGGCTTCGGGGCATAATGTTATTGAGTTCCGAAT AATTGATGACTTCAGTGAGGAGCCGCTGTTCCTCGACACCCTAAAGCATGTCTTGTACCGGTCTGCTACCGCCGAGTTGCTAGGTCAAACCCTAAGCAAAACCAATGAACCATGGCCTCGGGGCTATGAGCTGCTCGCCGAGATGACCTGCCATTCTAGCACCGACGAAATATCTGCAAATGTTCCTACCACGGTATCTGACCTCTGGAAAGCACAGACACAGCGGACCAA CCCGTGGCCAGCGTCTCCGAA GTACGGATTCATCTACGACAACTATACTAGCCTTTGGAACGTGCTCGATTACTGCGCGACCACGCTACCAGTAACCAGGGTCTCGCCGGACGAGGATCTGAAGCCAGAATATAGGGGACGAAATGAGCTAGAGTCTCGGATTTGGGAGGCCTGTATGTGA